The DNA region CCGCCCCGTGGATAAAATTTTCGGACCTGGCAATCTCTTCGTTACACTGGCAAAGCGACAAGTCTACGGAGTGGTTGGCATTGACGGGCTGGCAGGTCCCACTGAAACCGTCGTCATCGCCGATGACTCTGCAAATCCCGCCTGGGTCGCGGCGGACTTACTTGCCCAAGCCGAACATGACTTGCTTGCCTCTGCCATTCTGCTTACTCCCTCCCAAGGGCTCATTCAAAAAGTCCAAGCCGAAGTGACGAATCAGATCGAACAACGCAGCCGCGCAGATATCATCGTCGCTTCGTTGGAAAATCGCGGCGGCGCAGTGTTGACTCGCGACCTCGCCGAAGCCGTTGACCTCGCCAACGAGTACGCGCCCGAACATTTGGCATTATCCGTCACTGAACCGTGGCGTTGGGCGGAGAAGGTCAATAACGCTGGCGGCGTCTTCATGGGCGAACATTCCTTTGAAGTGCTCGGCGACTATCTCGCAGGTCCCAGCCACGTCATGCCCACAGGCGGATCCGCCCGCTTCGCGTCCCCTCTCAATGTGTGGGACTTTGTGAAGATCGTCAGCCTCGTTGCATTGGATGACAAAACCGCGCAGAACGTTGGTCCCATCGCCGCGACTCTCGCGCAGTCTGAAGGTCTGGACGCGCACGCGAATGCCGCTTTGTTGCGGAGTAAAACGTAGGTCACGCTTGTAGCGTGACAGTCACGTTGAAAACGTGACCTACAGGAAACATTATGAAAATCCGAACCCACCTCGAATCCCTTCCACCCTACACGCCCATCGAACCCTTCGAAGTTCTCTCCGCTCGTATCGGGCGTGAACCGTCGCAGATCGTCAAACTCGATGCGAATGAAAATCCATACGGCATTCTGCCTGCCGTCCGCAAGGCACTCGCGGAGATGGATTTTC from Anaerolineales bacterium includes:
- the hisD gene encoding histidinol dehydrogenase, with product MLKQYTSQTARQTILKRTPPDEFPISARVMDDIEKLFGERLTAEAAVTRILKDVRTRGDSALQDWTKRLDSLNLKPVPVSTASIQSALDSIPHAQRDALEKAAARVEAFHKKQPLTSWFTNELGGTVGQIIRPIQRVGLYVPGGTAPLPSTVLMSTIPAKVAGVKEIVVVAPPNQTYADLEVLIAPIILAACAVAGVDEVYAIGGAQAIAALAYGTETIRPVDKIFGPGNLFVTLAKRQVYGVVGIDGLAGPTETVVIADDSANPAWVAADLLAQAEHDLLASAILLTPSQGLIQKVQAEVTNQIEQRSRADIIVASLENRGGAVLTRDLAEAVDLANEYAPEHLALSVTEPWRWAEKVNNAGGVFMGEHSFEVLGDYLAGPSHVMPTGGSARFASPLNVWDFVKIVSLVALDDKTAQNVGPIAATLAQSEGLDAHANAALLRSKT